The Kwoniella dendrophila CBS 6074 chromosome 3, complete sequence genome contains a region encoding:
- a CDS encoding TIGR01458 family HAD hydrolase — MSKNPLKLKALLIDLNGTLHLGSEPTKGAVQAIEKLRKAKIPFIFCSNSTKESSNHLLYKLGELGFKAEKEELMTSLSACKQLVEKRELKYPYLLMSDSAKEEFSSLPSSSSSSSSSNQQVYDSVILGLDPPSLSYEGLNKAFRILKNEAISSSISDNVNDNGSSQKAVLIAPHKSLYQQTPATEDLPEGLSLGIGPFVTLLEEASGEKAHIVGKPTKSFFELAIERLKSNNGIPANGLEKSDIGVIGDDINNDLGGGARELGLKRILVRTGKYRKDSEKTEYPPDKTYGNFAEFVDDLI, encoded by the exons ATGTCGAA AAACCCACTAAAGCTGAAAGCTTTGCTTATAGATTTAAATGGAACACTGCATTTAGGATCAGAGCCTACGAAAGGAGCTGTGCAAGCTATAGAAAAATTACGaaaagctaaaataccatttatcttttg CTCCAATTCTACCAAAGAGTCCTCAAATCACTTACTCTATAAATTAGGAGAACTAGGATTTAAAGCTGAGAAGGAAGAATTGATGACCAGTCTTAGTGCATGTAAACAGTTAGTGGAGAAAAGGGAATTGAA ATACCCATATCTCTTGATGTCAGATTCGGCAAAGGAAGAATTCAGTTCACTGCCTTcctcgtcatcgtcatcgtcatcgtcaaATCAACAAGTATACGATTCAGTCATACTAGGATTagatccaccttcattatcGTACGAGGGTCTGAATAAAGCTTTCCGCATTTTGAAGAATGAAGCTATTTCCTCTTCCATAAGTGATAATGTGAATGACAACGGAAGTTCGCAAAAAGCAGTATTGATCGCCCCTCATAAATCATTATACCAGCAGACTCCAGCAAcagaagatttacctgaaggatTATCATTGGGTATAGGACCATTTGTTACGCTATTAGAGGAGgcttcaggtgaaaaagctcaTATTGTAGGTAAACCTACGAAGAGTTTCTTCGAATTAGCTATAGAACGTTTGAAGAGCAATAATGGTATTCCAGCTAATGGATTAGAAAAAAGTGATATTGGGGTGATAGGagatgatatcaataatGATTTAGGAGGCGGGGCTAGAGAGTTAGGCTTAAAGCGGATTCTAG TACGAACTGGTAAATATCGAAAGGATAGCGAAAAGACCGAATATCCGCCCGACAAAACATATGGGAATTTTGCAGAATTCGTCGATGATCTCATATGA
- a CDS encoding glycine dehydrogenase has protein sequence MSSVNVLRRGTSRLMAKPIITKRLISNSSNLLRPHATSSLKSSTTAIQPHPNPPSLSFHPSKESIFTPIDTFLRRHNGPRPSDYQEMLKTLGYQTMEEFVNDTIPKNIRVEALNDDKTSKTGIRPFSELELTRRIDEICALNKPMKSYIGMGYHNAIVPPVIQRNVLENPAWYTAYTPYSPEQSQGRLESLINFQTVTTSLTGLPIANASLLDEATAAAEAMAMCLATIPKPKLIKGKKVFLVSPSVAPQTIAVLETRASGFGIELKIAESNENFIKEVEQLGEEKLMGALVQYPDVNGNIGDWAEVAQKVKSANGKLVVASDLLALTMLKPPGEWGADMVCGNSQRFGVPIGYGGPHAAFFACTDELKRKMPGRIVGLSKDSRGLPAYRLALQTREQHIRREKATSNVCTAQALLANMAAMYAVYHGPEGLRKIAGKVHSLTRILSESLTSLGFTITNKAFFDTLTIDVSSARVTAAQVHEESLKSSINFRPIDDKTIGITIDESVGPLDLTDIVNVFYRVKGQQEIQPEQLEELAQKLELTAESVNSPIAHHTRTSEFMPQPVFNKHHAETQMLRYMMHLQEKDYSLVHGMIPLGSCTMKLNSTSSMVPLSRKEFGGIHPFAPVDQVKGYEILLKELERDISLVTGYDATSVQPNSGASGEYAGLKLIQAYHRSIGQGHRDVCLIPLSAHGTNPASAAMIGYKVVPIKALQDGSLDLADLKEKAEKHKDNLASFMVTYPSTFGVFEEGIEEACQIVHDNGGQVYVDGANCNSLVGLTSLGRVGGDVSHTNLHKTFSIPHGGGGPGVGPVSCKSHLAPFLPTHPIIPVGGEKAIQAVSAAPYGSASINTISWAYIKMLGGEGLTEVSQIALLNANYIAERLRPYYNVRFSNKNGRVAHECLVDLGEFEKSAGLKVSDFSKRLQDYSFHPPTAQWPISTCWLIEPTESESKAELDRFIDALISIRKEVDEIAEGKQPKDNNVFKNAPHPLSILTEDKWDKPYSREKAVFPVPSLKKSKFWPTVGRVDDASGDLNLICECGTVEEYA, from the exons aTGTCTTCTGTCAATGTTTTGAGAAGAGGTACTAGCCGATTAATGGCTAAACCTATAATTACAAAGAGGTTAATATcgaattcatcaaatttacttAGACCACAtgctacatcatcattaaaatcatctACAACAGCAATTCAACCACatccaaatccaccttcattatcattccaTCCATCAAAAGAATCAATTTTTACACCTATAGATACTTTTTTACGTAGACATAATGGTCCACGTCCATCagattatcaagaaatgTTAAAAACTTTAGGTTATCAAACAATGGAAGAATTTGTCAATGATACGATACCAAAAAATATTAGAGTTGAAGctttaaatgatgataaaacaaGTAAAACTGGTATTAGACCTTTTAGTGAATTAGAATTGACAAGAAGAATTGACGAAATTTGTGCTTTAAATAAACCTATGAAAAGTTATATTGGTATGGG TTACCACAACGCTATTGTACCACCTGTAATCCAAAGAAACGTACTTGAAAACCCAGCATGGTACACTGCTTACACACCTTATTCACCTGAACAATCTCAAGGTCGATTAGAATCACTTATCAATTTCCAAACCGTTACAACCTCATTAACTGGATTACCAATTGCTAATGCATCCttattagatgaagctaCAGCTGCAGCTGAAGCAATGGCTATGTGTTTAGCtactatacctaaacctaaacttataaaaggtaaaaaagtatTCCTCGTATCACCTTCAGTCGCACCTCAAACAATAGCTGTTTTGGAGACAAGAGCTAGTGGATTtggaattgaattgaaaatAGCTGAAAGTAACGAAAACTTCATCAAAGAAGTTGAACaattaggtgaagagaaaCTTATGGGTGCTTTAGTTCAATACCCAGATGTTAATGGTAATATTGGAGATTGGGCTGAAGTAGCtcaaaaagtcaaatcagcaaatggtaaattagttgTAGCAAGtgatttattagctttgaCTATGCTTAAACCTCCTGGAGAATGGGGGGCAGACATGGTTTGTGGTAACTCTCAACGATTTG GTGTACCTATCGGATACGGTGGTCCACACGCCGCTTTCTTCGCTTGTACCGATGAATTAAAGAGAAAGATGCCTGGTCGAATTGTTGGGTTAAGTAAAGATTCGAGAGGTCTTCCTGCCTACAGATTGGCTTTACAAACCCGAGAACAACATATTAGACGAGAGAAAGCTACTTCCAATGTTTGTACCGCTCAAGCTCTCCTTGCCAATATGGCTGCTATGTACGCCGTTTACCACGGTCCGGAAGGTCTCAGAAAAATCGCTGGAAAAGTTCACTCCCTTACTCGAATCCTCTCTGAATCACTTACTTCTCTCGGCTTCACCATCACAAACAAGGCGTTCTTTGACACCCTTACTATCGATGTATCTAGTGCTCGTGTCACCGCTGCCCAAGTTCATGAGGAGTCACTCAAATCCTCTATCAACTTCCGACCGATCGATGACAAAACTATCGGTATTACCATTGATGAAAGTGTTGGTCCGCTCGATTTAACCGATATTGTAAACGTCTTCTACAGAGTTAAAGGTCAACAAGAGATTCAACCTGAACAACTTGAAGAATTAGCTCAAAAACTCGAATTAACAGCTGAATCAGTCAACTCACCAATCGCTCACCATACAAGAACCTCTGAATTCATGCCTCAACCTGTATTTAACAAACATCATGCTGAAACTCAAATGCTTAGATACATGATGCACTtgcaagagaaagattattcTTTGGTACACGGTATGATCCCATTAGGTTCATGTACtatgaagttgaattcaacttcttcaatgGTACCTTTATCTAGAAAAGAATTCGGTGGTATTCATCCATTTGCTCCTGTAGACCAAGTCAAGGGATATGAAATCTTACTTAAAGAGTTGGAAAGAGATATTTCCTTGGTTACTGGTTACGATGCTACTTCGGTACAACCTAATTCAGGTGCATCAGGTGAATATGCTGgtttgaaattgattcaaGCATACCATAGATCAATTGGTCAAGGTCACAGAGATGTTTGTCTTATCCCACTTTCAGCACACGGAACCAACCCTGCTTCAGCCGCTATGATTGGTTACAAAGTAGTCCCAATCAAAGCCTTACAAGATGGTTCTCTCGATTTAGCAGATCTTAAAGAGAAAGCCGAGAAACATAAAGATAACTTGGCCTCCTTCATGGTAACTTATCCATCAACTTTCGGTGtgtttgaagaaggtattgaagaagcttGTCAAATTGTGCACGATAATGGTGGTCAAGTTTACGTTGATGGTGCAAATTGTAACTCTCTTGTCGGTTTGACTTCTCTTGGTAGAGTTGGTGGTGATGTAAGTCATACCAATTTACACAAAACTTTCTCTATTCCAcatggtggtggtggacctgGTGTTGGACCAGTTTCATGTAAATCACATTTAGCGCCATTTTTACCCACACATCCAATTATACCTGTTGgaggtgaaaaagctattCAAGCTGTTTCAGCAGCACCATATGGATCAGCCTCAATCAATACGATATCATGGGCATATATAAAAATgttaggtggtgaaggtttaaCAGAAGTTTCACAAATTGCATTATTAAATGCTAATTATATTGCAGAAAGATTAAGACCTTATTATAATGTCAGATTTTCAAATAAAAATGGTAGAGTCGCACATGAATgtttagttgatttaggtgaatttgaaaaatcTGCTGGATTAAAAGTATCAGATTTCTCAAAAAGATTACAAGATTATTCTTTCCATCCACCAACTGCTCAATGGccaatttcaacttgttgGTTAATTGAACCTactgaatctgaatcaaaagctgaattagataG ATTTATCGATGCGCTTATTTCCATCCGAAAAGAAGTCGATGAAATtgcagaaggtaaacaacCTAAAGATAATAACGTATTCAAAAATGCTCCTCATCCTTTAAGTATTTTAACTGAAGATAAATGGGATAAACCATattcaagagaaaaagctgTTTTCCCTGTACCATCATTGAAGAAATCTAAATTCTGGCCTACGGTTGGTAGAGTCGATGATGCTTCTGGTGATCTTAACTTAATCTGTGAATGTGGTACTGTTGAAGAATACGCATAA